A genomic segment from Cryptosporangium phraense encodes:
- a CDS encoding response regulator transcription factor translates to MTDRASPAAPLSGVSVAVVDDHPTTRAGTRLLLTEAGHPVVAEAGSLSGAYQILTGRAAPVVLILDLNLPDGHALRHLPELRRAAPSVPILILSAQDDLPVVRAVLAAGAAGFVLKDAPATELAAAVAAVAAGRQYVQPQLAVRLARGPQPASPALSEREQAAIRLWAAGYTNAQTAQQLSVSVRTVESIRADLRNRLGLVDRAQLAAYARAHLPS, encoded by the coding sequence ATGACCGACCGCGCATCACCAGCTGCCCCACTCTCGGGTGTGAGCGTGGCCGTGGTCGACGACCATCCCACGACGCGGGCCGGGACCCGACTGCTCCTCACTGAAGCCGGTCACCCGGTGGTCGCGGAAGCCGGATCGCTCTCCGGGGCCTACCAAATCCTCACCGGCCGGGCGGCCCCGGTCGTGCTGATCCTGGATCTGAATCTGCCGGATGGGCACGCGCTGCGGCACCTGCCTGAGCTGCGCCGGGCCGCGCCGTCCGTGCCGATCCTGATCCTCTCCGCGCAGGACGATCTTCCGGTGGTTCGCGCGGTCCTCGCGGCCGGCGCAGCGGGTTTCGTGCTCAAGGACGCTCCGGCGACCGAGCTCGCCGCCGCGGTCGCCGCCGTGGCCGCGGGCCGGCAGTACGTGCAGCCGCAGCTGGCCGTCCGGCTCGCTCGGGGCCCACAACCGGCCTCCCCGGCGTTGAGCGAGCGGGAACAGGCCGCGATCCGGCTGTGGGCCGCCGGATACACCAACGCTCAGACCGCGCAGCAGCTCTCGGTCAGCGTCCGGACGGTGGAGTCCATCCGCGCGGACCTGCGTAACCGTCTCGGGCTGGTCGACCGGGCACAGCTCGCCGCGTACGCGCGGGCTCACCTGCCGTCGTGA
- a CDS encoding DUF4240 domain-containing protein yields the protein MTEDEFWSLVRQLGGVVTEESIERLTAVLATRPEAEITSFADQLAEVLYRLDTPAHAEQDLVDPESGESLGLSDDSFLYVRAGTVAAGRAVYERALIDPAALLTTLDAMDGEFLLSVAPDAWERATDLAWDHETPLSYETGSNWQAWGTEEPHDDDPWVPPWLQLHSSYGIGWQRVGEDGFRAHSTAQDMVHDSIVKDPAWQAWWKPAGIPDLELNFRYAFEPDEFEKPRARGGKRRAQAVVYFGIERMTAPTSDRLRASVEEDFLLVFGLVRDAFSLAVLPPLPGPVA from the coding sequence GTGACGGAGGACGAGTTCTGGTCGTTGGTGAGGCAGCTGGGTGGGGTGGTCACGGAGGAGTCGATCGAACGGCTGACCGCCGTGCTCGCGACGCGTCCGGAGGCCGAGATCACAAGCTTCGCCGATCAGCTGGCGGAGGTCTTGTATCGGCTGGACACGCCGGCGCACGCCGAACAGGATCTGGTCGATCCGGAGTCCGGCGAGTCGCTGGGGCTGTCCGACGACTCGTTTCTCTACGTACGGGCCGGCACCGTCGCCGCGGGGCGCGCGGTCTACGAGCGGGCCCTGATCGATCCGGCGGCGCTGCTGACGACGCTGGACGCGATGGACGGGGAGTTCCTGCTTTCGGTCGCTCCGGACGCGTGGGAGCGGGCGACCGATCTGGCGTGGGACCACGAAACCCCGCTCAGTTACGAGACCGGCAGCAACTGGCAGGCCTGGGGCACGGAGGAGCCCCACGACGACGATCCGTGGGTGCCGCCGTGGCTGCAACTGCACAGCAGCTACGGCATCGGCTGGCAGCGCGTCGGAGAGGACGGCTTCCGCGCGCATTCGACCGCGCAAGACATGGTTCACGACTCGATCGTGAAGGACCCGGCGTGGCAGGCCTGGTGGAAGCCGGCGGGCATACCCGACCTGGAGCTGAACTTCCGGTACGCCTTCGAACCCGACGAGTTCGAGAAGCCTCGAGCCCGTGGGGGCAAGCGCCGTGCGCAGGCAGTGGTGTACTTCGGGATCGAGCGCATGACGGCTCCGACCTCGGACCGGTTGCGGGCGAGCGTCGAGGAGGATTTCTTGCTCGTTTTCGGGCTGGTCCGGGATGCCTTTTCGCTGGCTGTGCTACCGCCGCTTCCCGGTCCGGTGGCGTGA
- a CDS encoding DUF1990 family protein yields MRIRANALLERAGSLALTYSQVGATASQAPPGYRFFRRRERVSDHAADFDRAVTALRGWQMHRGAGLTVLADGDARLGSHVVVGFGPAPFTLLAPCRVVDDIDGDKHSGFAYGTLQGHPESGEERFVVERTAEGVFFEVTAFSKPATPLARLGGPLTRLVQDRVTTRYLRSLRRALAEPPGR; encoded by the coding sequence ATGAGAATTCGGGCGAATGCCCTGCTTGAACGTGCGGGATCGCTCGCCCTCACCTACTCCCAGGTCGGCGCAACCGCGAGCCAGGCCCCGCCCGGCTACCGGTTCTTCCGTCGCCGTGAGCGCGTCAGCGACCATGCTGCGGACTTCGACCGCGCCGTGACGGCGCTCCGAGGCTGGCAGATGCACCGGGGCGCGGGCCTGACCGTCCTCGCCGACGGCGACGCACGGCTCGGTTCCCACGTCGTCGTCGGCTTCGGCCCCGCCCCTTTCACCCTCCTGGCGCCCTGCCGAGTCGTCGACGACATCGACGGCGACAAGCACAGCGGCTTCGCTTACGGCACCCTCCAAGGACACCCCGAAAGCGGCGAGGAGCGCTTCGTCGTGGAGAGAACTGCCGAAGGCGTCTTCTTCGAGGTCACCGCCTTCTCCAAACCGGCAACCCCGTTGGCCAGGCTCGGCGGGCCTCTCACCCGCCTCGTCCAGGACCGGGTCACCACGCGGTATCTCCGCTCACTGCGCCGAGCACTAGCGGAACCCCCAGGCAGGTAG
- a CDS encoding SigE family RNA polymerase sigma factor, giving the protein MPTERSGVSTFDEYVAERGVALLRFAYLLTGDHQLAEDLVQESLVRVHRRWSRIRRTDRPGAYVRQTILRQYLSWRRRSSSSEIPVAVDADRSGDGDPADRVSERAALMAALATLPRQQRAVLVLRFYEDRDDGEIAALLGCTAATVRSHASRGLARLRANAAAEIR; this is encoded by the coding sequence TTGCCCACCGAGAGGAGCGGCGTGTCGACGTTCGACGAGTACGTGGCGGAGCGGGGTGTCGCGCTGCTCCGGTTCGCCTATCTGCTCACCGGTGACCACCAGCTGGCCGAGGACCTCGTCCAGGAGTCGCTGGTCCGCGTTCATCGTCGCTGGTCGCGCATCCGGCGCACCGATCGGCCGGGCGCCTACGTCCGCCAGACGATCCTCCGCCAGTACCTGAGCTGGCGACGGCGCTCCTCGTCCTCGGAGATCCCGGTCGCGGTGGACGCCGACCGGTCCGGCGACGGTGACCCCGCCGACAGGGTCAGCGAGCGCGCCGCCCTGATGGCGGCGCTGGCCACGCTCCCACGGCAACAGCGGGCGGTGCTCGTGCTCCGGTTCTACGAGGACCGCGACGACGGCGAGATCGCCGCGCTACTCGGGTGCACGGCGGCCACGGTCCGCAGCCACGCCAGCCGTGGCCTGGCCCGCTTACGCGCCAACGCCGCGGCCGAGATCCGATGA
- a CDS encoding sensor histidine kinase, with protein MLPVFAGLNLDRLPTAATVSAGWGALGLAAGLLVDRPDTRRLGWVFAACAAIPAVVGGVALIQDDDLPWVAFARLWDRFGLLTIAVALLAIAWAVGRPRDRMSRRRLVWLAFWAAVLFGSVMGGRLTADEGRAALVTMIGLWTFAAATSRVLLVRELRPIVEPLIDAALVVGAVAVSAALGVGARAVGRWSGLPSPDASGAFVAVAAAAMSWPLGIWIRRTYLERRYGPGVLTPADVALITAGLHREADPRELLAKAATLVAAASGHREVSIVLGADEPDHPGGLFLNHALVVAGDRVGTLSVRLEHPEGPEPRQSRMVTQLLPTVSLVARAVGLAIEAEHARQDVARERDLERSRILGDLHDGVGPVLAGLSMRVQAALRRDPTPLLEALSNELADCRGDLRRIVSGLTPSALHDGDLAEALTRLVESFASEDRSISLRTEPWPTSGPALTPEVTVAVYRCVAEGITNALRHGNPSRVTVDVRIAVAGRIEVDVRDDGTGGNVVPGVGLTSLLRRAEQLGGRLKVESAQPTGVHLHVELPVAGAVA; from the coding sequence ATGCTCCCGGTCTTCGCCGGACTCAATCTCGATCGGCTGCCGACCGCCGCGACCGTGAGCGCCGGCTGGGGAGCACTGGGCCTGGCCGCCGGGCTCTTGGTAGACCGACCGGACACCAGACGCCTGGGATGGGTGTTCGCAGCGTGTGCGGCTATCCCGGCGGTGGTAGGCGGAGTCGCCCTGATCCAGGACGACGATCTACCCTGGGTCGCGTTCGCGCGGCTCTGGGACCGGTTCGGGTTGCTCACCATCGCCGTCGCGCTGCTCGCGATTGCCTGGGCCGTTGGCCGGCCCCGCGACCGGATGTCCCGCCGTCGGCTGGTATGGCTCGCCTTCTGGGCCGCCGTCTTGTTCGGGTCCGTGATGGGTGGTCGGCTGACCGCGGACGAGGGCCGGGCCGCGCTCGTGACGATGATCGGGTTGTGGACGTTTGCGGCGGCCACCTCCCGGGTGCTGCTCGTCCGTGAGTTGCGCCCGATCGTCGAGCCGCTGATTGACGCCGCCCTGGTCGTGGGTGCCGTCGCAGTCAGCGCCGCCCTCGGTGTCGGCGCTCGCGCGGTGGGTCGATGGTCGGGTCTGCCGTCGCCGGACGCGTCCGGGGCGTTCGTAGCGGTCGCGGCGGCCGCGATGTCCTGGCCGCTCGGGATCTGGATCCGTCGCACTTACCTGGAACGCCGGTATGGGCCTGGCGTGCTCACGCCCGCCGATGTCGCGCTGATCACGGCGGGTTTGCATCGGGAGGCCGATCCGCGCGAGCTGCTGGCGAAGGCGGCCACCCTTGTGGCCGCGGCGAGCGGGCACCGGGAGGTGAGCATCGTGCTCGGCGCTGACGAGCCGGATCACCCGGGCGGACTCTTTCTGAACCATGCGCTGGTGGTCGCGGGCGATCGGGTCGGCACGCTCTCCGTCCGCCTCGAGCATCCCGAGGGCCCTGAACCGCGCCAGAGTCGAATGGTGACGCAGTTACTGCCGACGGTCTCGCTGGTCGCCCGCGCGGTTGGGCTGGCGATCGAAGCCGAGCATGCCCGGCAGGACGTCGCCCGCGAACGCGATCTCGAACGGTCCCGCATCCTCGGCGACCTGCACGACGGCGTCGGTCCGGTCTTGGCCGGGTTGAGCATGCGGGTACAGGCCGCACTGCGCCGCGACCCCACACCTCTTCTCGAGGCGCTGTCCAACGAGCTGGCCGACTGCCGTGGCGATCTTCGGCGGATCGTGTCCGGGCTGACGCCATCCGCCCTTCACGACGGAGACCTGGCCGAGGCTCTGACGCGGTTGGTCGAGAGCTTCGCCAGTGAGGACCGCAGCATCAGTCTGCGTACGGAACCCTGGCCGACGTCAGGGCCGGCGCTGACGCCAGAGGTCACGGTCGCCGTCTACCGCTGTGTCGCCGAGGGCATCACCAACGCGCTGCGGCACGGCAACCCGTCGCGGGTGACCGTCGACGTACGAATCGCGGTAGCTGGGCGGATCGAGGTGGACGTGCGCGATGACGGCACTGGCGGGAACGTCGTACCGGGCGTCGGCCTCACGTCACTGCTGCGTCGAGCCGAACAACTCGGGGGGCGACTGAAAGTCGAGTCGGCGCAGCCGACCGGCGTCCACCTGCACGTCGAGCTGCCGGTTGCGGGAGCCGTCGCATGA
- a CDS encoding response regulator, which translates to MIGVLLVDDHPIVLSGLAALVQSDDGLELQATARSVAEASAVSTTPDVALVDLDLPDGDGISLGAGLKARWPAIRVVVLTMHADDQAVMRSIGAGLDGYLLKDSDPEDILAAIHTVAGGTMVLGRGAKAAVVAAAAVAPRTDGLARLDARELEILELLVQGLTTSQVAARLYLAPKTIRNRVSDLVGKLGVASREDAIEVARALGLRPRR; encoded by the coding sequence ATGATCGGGGTCCTGCTGGTCGACGATCACCCGATCGTCCTGTCCGGGCTGGCCGCGCTGGTACAGTCCGACGACGGGCTGGAACTGCAGGCCACAGCACGATCAGTCGCCGAGGCGTCGGCGGTGTCGACAACCCCCGATGTCGCCCTCGTCGACCTCGACCTCCCCGACGGCGACGGGATCTCGCTCGGTGCGGGGCTGAAGGCCCGCTGGCCAGCGATCCGCGTAGTCGTGCTCACCATGCATGCCGACGACCAGGCGGTCATGCGCAGCATCGGCGCCGGCCTCGACGGATATTTACTCAAGGACTCCGACCCGGAGGACATCCTGGCCGCGATCCACACCGTCGCGGGCGGGACGATGGTGCTCGGCCGGGGGGCCAAAGCGGCGGTTGTGGCGGCCGCCGCCGTCGCACCGCGTACCGATGGGCTGGCCCGCCTGGACGCGCGTGAGCTGGAAATCCTCGAACTGCTGGTTCAGGGTCTGACGACATCTCAGGTCGCGGCCCGGCTGTATCTGGCGCCGAAGACGATACGTAACCGGGTCTCGGATCTCGTCGGCAAGCTGGGCGTGGCCTCGCGGGAAGACGCGATCGAGGTCGCGAGAGCGTTAGGCCTGCGGCCCCGCCGCTGA
- a CDS encoding PIG-L deacetylase family protein — protein MSPRTVVAFHAHPDDEALLTGGTLARAAAEGHRVVLVVATVGEAGLASAGDGLGRRRWRELQRSAAALGCARVETLGYADSGLHGDAPGARRFRDVPIDEAAVRLAALLHDERADVLLSYDARGGYGHPDHVHVHHVGARAGRLAGVRVLEATIDRDALRPVLRLLRLTGRLLPRLPLNDVDTVFTDRASITHVVDVRKHLGAKRAALAAHASQAEGGPRTVGALLRLPPRVFAAVLGREWFVERGGVPGGPLDDIFADAGAQAPASR, from the coding sequence ATGAGCCCGCGCACGGTCGTCGCGTTCCACGCGCATCCGGACGACGAGGCGCTGCTGACCGGCGGCACGCTCGCCCGCGCGGCCGCCGAGGGGCACCGCGTCGTCCTCGTCGTGGCCACGGTCGGCGAGGCCGGTCTGGCGTCCGCGGGCGACGGCCTCGGACGTCGGCGGTGGCGGGAGCTCCAGCGATCGGCCGCGGCGCTCGGCTGCGCCCGCGTCGAGACGCTCGGCTACGCCGACTCCGGCCTCCACGGCGACGCCCCGGGCGCCCGGCGCTTCCGTGACGTCCCGATCGACGAGGCGGCCGTCCGGCTGGCCGCGCTGCTCCACGACGAACGGGCCGACGTGCTGCTGAGCTACGACGCCCGCGGCGGCTACGGGCACCCCGACCACGTACACGTGCACCACGTCGGCGCCCGGGCCGGCCGGCTCGCCGGGGTCCGCGTCCTCGAAGCCACGATCGACCGGGACGCGCTCCGCCCGGTGCTCCGCCTGCTGCGCCTCACCGGCCGACTGCTGCCGCGTTTGCCGCTGAACGACGTCGACACGGTGTTCACCGACCGGGCGTCGATCACGCACGTCGTCGACGTCCGGAAGCATCTCGGCGCGAAGCGAGCGGCGCTAGCCGCGCACGCGAGCCAGGCAGAAGGCGGGCCGCGCACGGTCGGAGCCCTGCTGCGCCTCCCGCCGAGGGTCTTCGCCGCTGTGCTGGGCCGCGAGTGGTTCGTGGAACGCGGCGGTGTGCCGGGTGGGCCGCTCGACGACATTTTCGCCGACGCCGGAGCCCAGGCTCCGGCCTCTCGGTGA
- a CDS encoding glycosyltransferase produces the protein MRIAHVTDVYLPRLGGVELQVHDLATRQRSVGHEPIVVTTTAPPDLPEADRFATHFAHVPVVRLGAGSPGAGPYRGVTQRGLERVLDAFGVDAVHVHLSTFSPLSWSAARSSMRTGRPTAVSVHSMWHDVLPLVRGYARWHGARTWPVAWAAVSTAAAAAVREALDGAPVSVLANGIDADAWRQPPVAPVDDVPTLISVSRMVRRKRPRALLRTLLDLRAEYRFRTVLVGDGPLLPALRRDVVVAGAQTDVTLTGALDRAAIRGLLGRADLYLAPALRESFGIAALEARSAGLPVLARAGSGVGDFVAHGVEGWLAASETEFRTTIAGLLADPATLRAVRAHNGAVRPAVDWDSVLAAADALYDRAGRNRLAGAGR, from the coding sequence ATGCGCATCGCCCACGTCACCGACGTCTACCTGCCGCGGCTCGGCGGCGTCGAGCTGCAGGTCCACGATCTGGCCACCCGCCAGCGGAGCGTCGGCCACGAGCCGATCGTCGTCACGACGACGGCCCCGCCCGACCTCCCCGAAGCCGACCGGTTCGCCACCCACTTCGCGCACGTGCCGGTCGTCCGTCTCGGCGCGGGCTCGCCGGGCGCCGGACCCTACCGCGGCGTCACCCAGCGTGGGCTGGAGCGCGTCCTCGACGCCTTCGGCGTCGACGCCGTGCACGTTCACCTCTCGACGTTCTCGCCGCTGTCCTGGTCCGCCGCCCGGTCGTCGATGCGCACCGGCCGGCCGACCGCCGTCTCGGTGCACTCGATGTGGCACGACGTGCTGCCGCTGGTCCGCGGGTACGCCCGGTGGCACGGTGCGCGCACGTGGCCGGTCGCCTGGGCCGCGGTCAGTACCGCGGCGGCCGCCGCGGTCCGGGAGGCTCTCGATGGTGCACCGGTCTCCGTTCTGGCCAACGGCATCGATGCGGACGCCTGGCGGCAGCCGCCCGTCGCTCCGGTCGACGACGTGCCGACGCTGATCAGCGTGTCGCGGATGGTCCGGCGGAAGCGTCCCCGGGCGCTGCTCCGGACCTTGCTCGACCTCCGCGCCGAGTATCGGTTCCGGACCGTGCTCGTGGGCGACGGCCCGCTGCTGCCCGCGTTGCGCCGGGACGTCGTCGTCGCCGGGGCGCAGACGGACGTCACGCTGACCGGTGCCCTGGACCGGGCGGCCATCCGCGGCCTGCTCGGCCGGGCCGACCTGTACCTGGCGCCGGCGTTGCGGGAGTCGTTCGGCATCGCGGCGCTGGAGGCGCGCAGCGCCGGACTGCCGGTGCTGGCCAGGGCCGGGAGCGGCGTCGGCGACTTCGTCGCACACGGCGTGGAAGGCTGGCTCGCCGCCTCCGAGACCGAGTTCCGGACGACGATCGCCGGTCTGCTCGCCGACCCGGCGACGCTGCGGGCCGTCCGCGCCCACAACGGCGCGGTGCGACCGGCCGTCGACTGGGACTCGGTGCTCGCCGCGGCCGACGCGCTCTACGACCGGGCGGGCCGGAACCGACTCGCCGGAGCCGGCCGATGA
- a CDS encoding lysylphosphatidylglycerol synthase transmembrane domain-containing protein, which translates to MTHRIRRALLLLAATALAVLACRHLGALGASWSVALHRLAGLGWGRLCALGVVWMLGLWVHTLVLTASLPGLTRRRALTLNLSGSAVSNVLPLGGVAGTAMNLGMVRGWGHSGRDFARFTIVSKASDVASKLLLPLVATGALLVLGPVRPGPLWLGISGLAAVLGGLLVAAMSGRLSALLSVVGFIERVAQRTGSRPLGWTAHAEAVFTGSGELVRRRWAALTGGMSGYLLLQGLLLWLCLAAVGLHVAPPVVFGGLVAERALTLLALTPGGAGLVEAGTVAVFAVLGVDPTAALAGVLLYRAFIFLAEIPVGGVATALWALGRRIRPA; encoded by the coding sequence GTGACGCACCGAATCCGCCGCGCGCTGCTGCTCCTGGCCGCGACCGCGCTAGCTGTTCTCGCCTGCCGCCACCTCGGTGCCCTGGGCGCATCGTGGTCGGTCGCCCTGCACCGGCTCGCCGGGCTCGGCTGGGGACGTCTGTGCGCGCTCGGCGTCGTCTGGATGCTCGGGCTCTGGGTGCACACGCTGGTGCTCACCGCGTCGCTGCCCGGGCTGACCCGCCGCCGCGCGCTGACGCTCAACCTCTCCGGCAGCGCGGTCTCCAACGTGCTGCCGCTGGGCGGGGTCGCCGGCACCGCGATGAACCTCGGGATGGTGCGCGGCTGGGGGCACAGCGGCCGGGACTTCGCCCGCTTCACGATCGTCTCCAAGGCCAGCGACGTCGCGAGCAAGCTGCTGCTCCCGCTGGTCGCGACCGGTGCGCTGCTCGTGCTCGGCCCGGTCCGCCCCGGCCCGCTCTGGCTGGGGATCTCCGGCCTCGCCGCGGTGCTCGGCGGCCTGCTCGTCGCCGCGATGTCCGGACGCCTGAGCGCGCTGCTGAGCGTCGTCGGATTCATCGAACGGGTGGCCCAGCGGACGGGAAGCCGGCCGCTCGGCTGGACCGCGCACGCGGAAGCCGTGTTCACCGGGTCCGGCGAGCTCGTGCGCCGCCGCTGGGCCGCGCTGACCGGCGGGATGAGCGGTTACCTGCTCCTCCAGGGTCTGCTGCTCTGGCTGTGCCTGGCCGCCGTCGGCCTGCACGTCGCCCCGCCGGTCGTCTTCGGCGGTCTCGTCGCCGAGCGGGCCCTGACGCTGCTCGCGCTGACGCCCGGCGGCGCCGGACTCGTCGAGGCCGGAACCGTGGCCGTGTTCGCGGTGCTGGGCGTCGATCCCACCGCCGCGCTGGCCGGCGTCCTGCTCTACCGGGCCTTCATCTTCCTCGCCGAGATCCCGGTCGGTGGCGTCGCCACCGCGCTCTGGGCGCTCGGCCGCCGCATCCGTCCCGCCTGA
- a CDS encoding quinone oxidoreductase family protein: MLAVECSRFGGPEVLRLVDRPEPTAGPGQVLIEGTAAGVNFADTSRIAGSYHPVPTLPFVPGTEVVGRTGAGRRVLAPTFDGGGFAEWAVVAADQAVPVPDAVDDAAALALLVQGLTAWHLLRNSARLRPGETVVVNAAAGGVGSLLIQLARQFGAARVIGTASTPAKRELALSLGADAAIPDDADGYAERVRAANDGAPVDVVLDSIGGRTFSAGLDALANFGRLVTFGNASRQGRPPVDPAVLAERNLAVAGFWLRPALADPGAYSEPLTELFGLVETGRLRPLTHAAYPLADVGRAFDDLLARRTTGKVTLRP; encoded by the coding sequence ATGCTCGCCGTCGAGTGCTCCCGCTTCGGTGGCCCCGAAGTCCTCCGGCTGGTCGACCGGCCCGAGCCCACCGCCGGCCCCGGACAGGTGTTGATCGAGGGGACCGCGGCCGGGGTGAACTTCGCCGACACCAGCCGGATCGCCGGCTCCTACCATCCGGTTCCAACATTGCCGTTCGTCCCCGGCACCGAGGTCGTCGGCCGCACCGGCGCCGGCCGGCGGGTGCTGGCCCCGACCTTCGACGGGGGCGGCTTCGCCGAGTGGGCGGTGGTCGCCGCCGATCAGGCCGTTCCGGTCCCGGACGCCGTCGACGACGCGGCCGCGCTCGCTCTGCTCGTGCAGGGCCTCACCGCCTGGCACCTGCTCCGCAACTCCGCCCGCCTCCGTCCGGGCGAGACCGTGGTGGTCAACGCGGCCGCCGGGGGCGTCGGCTCGTTGCTGATCCAGCTGGCCCGGCAGTTCGGCGCGGCCCGGGTGATCGGCACCGCGTCCACCCCGGCCAAGCGGGAGCTCGCGCTCTCCCTGGGCGCCGACGCGGCGATTCCCGACGACGCCGACGGCTACGCCGAGCGGGTCAGGGCGGCCAACGACGGCGCCCCGGTGGACGTCGTCCTCGACTCGATCGGCGGCCGGACGTTCAGCGCCGGGCTGGACGCGCTGGCGAATTTCGGACGGCTGGTGACGTTCGGCAACGCGTCCCGGCAGGGGCGGCCGCCGGTCGACCCGGCCGTCCTCGCCGAGCGGAACCTGGCCGTCGCCGGTTTCTGGCTGCGGCCGGCCCTGGCGGACCCCGGCGCCTACTCCGAGCCGCTCACCGAGCTGTTCGGGCTGGTCGAGACCGGTCGGCTACGGCCGCTCACGCACGCGGCGTATCCGCTCGCGGACGTCGGCCGGGCATTCGACGACCTCCTCGCCCGGCGCACCACCGGGAAAGTCACGCTCCGCCCCTGA
- a CDS encoding VOC family protein, which yields MTTGLTLTTVNLSTPDPPGLARFYARLLGWEIASEEPTFVSLRPPDGGVGPAEWQPQEDVRVYLDPAGHPFCLWLG from the coding sequence ATGACCACCGGACTGACCCTGACCACCGTCAACCTCAGCACGCCGGACCCGCCGGGCCTCGCCCGGTTCTACGCGCGGCTGCTGGGCTGGGAGATCGCGTCGGAGGAGCCGACCTTCGTGTCGCTCCGGCCGCCGGACGGCGGCGTCGGGCCGGCCGAGTGGCAGCCCCAGGAGGACGTGCGGGTCTACCTCGATCCGGCCGGGCACCCGTTCTGCCTCTGGCTCGGCTGA
- a CDS encoding nitroreductase family protein yields the protein METWDAIRSRRNVREYTPEPISDEHLDRILEAGWRAPSASNRQHWDFVLVTDREQLAELGTVWRGAQHIPGAQAAIALVVPEPPDERSKVVDQYDLGQATYAIMLAAVDLGIGAGHSSVGDQERAREILGVPAEYQVAFLIGLGYPADRPLRPIENPKRRPFDEVVHRGRW from the coding sequence ATGGAAACCTGGGACGCGATCCGTTCACGCCGGAACGTCCGCGAGTACACGCCGGAACCGATCTCCGACGAGCACCTCGACCGGATTCTCGAGGCCGGCTGGCGTGCTCCGTCGGCGTCGAACCGGCAGCACTGGGACTTCGTGCTGGTCACCGACCGGGAACAGCTGGCTGAGCTCGGCACCGTCTGGCGCGGGGCCCAGCACATCCCCGGAGCACAGGCGGCGATCGCGCTCGTGGTGCCCGAGCCGCCGGACGAGCGCAGCAAGGTGGTCGATCAGTACGACCTCGGTCAGGCGACGTATGCCATCATGCTGGCCGCGGTGGATCTGGGGATCGGGGCCGGGCATTCGTCGGTCGGGGATCAGGAGAGGGCCCGCGAGATTCTCGGGGTGCCGGCCGAGTACCAGGTGGCGTTCCTGATCGGTCTCGGGTACCCGGCCGACCGGCCGCTGCGCCCGATCGAGAACCCGAAGCGTCGCCCGTTCGACGAAGTCGTTCACCGCGGCCGCTGGTAG
- a CDS encoding peptide deformylase translates to MPVTTVDDSLAAQVKTLLTAPRPWTIVPVGSPVLRRPAARYEGQLPDDLLAELLDAMRAHLPGVGVGLAAPQVGIPLAMAVIDDPARIAPELAAARERPPQAPLDLVNPSVTPLGDETVAFYEGCLSVDGLTAVVARHRRVRLTAADRSGRTYALELSGWPARIAQHEADHLDGILYLDRAEPRSISTTAAYGQYWSDPTPARAATALGFPA, encoded by the coding sequence ATTCCTGTGACGACCGTCGACGACTCCCTCGCCGCTCAGGTGAAGACGCTGCTGACCGCGCCCCGGCCGTGGACCATCGTGCCGGTGGGCAGCCCGGTGCTGCGCCGGCCGGCCGCCCGCTACGAGGGCCAGCTCCCCGACGATCTGCTCGCCGAACTCCTCGACGCGATGCGCGCCCACCTGCCCGGCGTCGGCGTCGGGCTGGCCGCGCCCCAGGTGGGGATCCCGCTGGCGATGGCCGTCATCGACGACCCGGCCCGGATCGCCCCCGAGCTGGCCGCGGCGCGCGAACGTCCGCCGCAGGCGCCGCTCGATCTCGTCAACCCGTCCGTCACCCCGCTGGGCGACGAGACGGTGGCGTTCTACGAAGGTTGCCTGAGCGTCGACGGGCTCACCGCGGTGGTGGCCCGGCACCGCCGGGTCCGGCTGACCGCAGCGGACCGTAGCGGCCGCACCTACGCGCTGGAGCTCTCCGGCTGGCCGGCCCGCATCGCCCAGCACGAGGCCGACCACCTCGACGGGATCCTCTACCTCGACCGCGCCGAGCCACGCTCGATCTCGACCACCGCCGCCTACGGGCAGTACTGGTCCGACCCGACCCCGGCCCGCGCCGCCACCGCCCTGGGCTTCCCGGCCTGA